One window from the genome of Cricetulus griseus strain 17A/GY chromosome 2, alternate assembly CriGri-PICRH-1.0, whole genome shotgun sequence encodes:
- the LOC118238168 gene encoding uncharacterized protein LOC118238168, with protein MAETEVGKSVSEFPDTLSPSPIDTKQPVKQIGEESGGNADRSSEVSPGGEGSGELAREHALKLQLVEALAKEALGTVRGPERSSENKRQSREDKEPRQKRPRQSSGGSFCRPHHRRARGHLEDKSRASPPPARDRGRHKPQSTPAKQHWARDSQARHSEPRVKDRRPHPRSLVRPIKRERSQDTRAAPSNTRKRTRQDSAEAGCSRELSLLSRVRAHMGALEVALEELQGPGGAFLPEPSVSTEPRVSQRAWLSWQLSHAGAALHWALHTVNTILANQPRMPRYPWP; from the exons ATGGCTGAAACAGAAGTCGGGAAGTCTGTATCCGAGTTTCCAGATACCCTCAGCCCTTCTCCAATCGACACAAAGCAGCCAGTAAAGCAGATTGGAGAAGAAAGTGGGGGAAACGCCGACAGGAGCTCTGAGGTCTCTCCAGGGGGAGAAG GTTCAGGAGAGTTAGCTCGCGAACATGCCCTGAAGCTCCAGCTTGTGGAGGCCTTGGCCAAAGAGGCATTGGGGACTGTTAGGGGACCAGAGCGATCTTCAG aaaacaaaaggcagagtcGAGAGGACAAGGAACCCAGACAGAAGAGACCTAGGCAAAGTTCGggtggatccttctgcagaccgCACCACCGCCGCGCCAGGGGTCACCTTGAAGACAAGAGCAGGGCGAGCCCACCTCCcgccagagacagaggaaggcacaAGCCCCAGTCGACCCCAGCAAAACAACACTGGGCAAGAG ATTCCCAAGCCCGGCACTCAGAACCACGTGTCAAGGATAGAAGGCCCCACCCAAGATCTCTTGTGAGGCCCATCAAGCGCGAAAGGTCTCAAGACACCCGTGCAGCTCCAAGCAACACTCGGAAGAGGACCAGACAAGATTCTGCAGAAGCCGGCTGCTCCAGGGAGCTCTCACTGCTGTCCAGAGTCAGGGCCCACATGGGTGCCTTGGAGGTGGCCCTGGAAGAACTGCAGGGCCCCGGAGGGGCCTTCCTGCCTGAGCCCTCGGTCAGCACAGAGCCCAGGGTCTCGCAGCGCGCCTGGCTCTCTTGGCAGCTGTCGCACGCCGGGGCCGCATTGCACTGGGCGCTGCACACAGTCAATACCATCTTGGCGAACCAGCCCCGGATGCCCAGATACCCATGGCCTTAG
- the Zfp37 gene encoding zinc finger protein 37 homolog isoform X1, with protein MKPPCASGISIQGFACFAAPSRRTSCLSIQRLWDPEVARSPFCRDTDPRGACASAVRQGPCQDGRAHKQSPQGAAIEVPGPSEAALGVAAMSASDSNQVLTKPEALGQRSAGTADKAGSPRTMTSPEPSDSDAKEWEQLEPAQRNLSNDAMLENCHSPASMGNQDPKEGTVSKLKKEESSLGEAKAPNPSSVNKIAKPKKAEANAKVQQDEQIEEKKKSQDNRIKGTTFKKKSSTSKKSSDCALLEKKTVSTKHFPSKQKFLKSDSHAKNLKQNLDFRGEIKNSVQNKPDTAGEHTESLNHTISDSKKDKILARKKCEKIPKKNSHGKDDKNQTGKRYEKARHQISSHAKEDKIQTREKRKSSSRSSSNISDKTTTSGKPYECNQCGKVLSHKQGLIDHQRTHTGEKPYECNECGIAFSQKSHLVVHQRTHTGEKPYECVQCGKAHGHKHALTDHLRIHTGEKPYECNECGKTFRHSSNLMQHVRSHTGEKPYECKECGKSFRYNSSLTEHVRTHTGEIPYECSECGKAFKYSSSLTKHLRVHTGEKPFECNECGKTFSKKSHLAIHQRTHTKEKPYKCDECGKAFGHSSSLTYHMRTHTGDCPFECNQCGKAFKQIEGLIQHQRVHTGEKPYECAECGKAFSQKSHLIVHQRTHTGEKPFECYECGKAFPAKSQLVIHQRSHTGEKPYECNECGKAFKQNASLTKHMKVHSEEKSHKEN; from the exons ATGAAACCTCCCTGTGCCTCCGGGATTTCAATTCAGGGCTTTGCGTGCTTTGCAGCACCTTCCCGCCGCACTTCTTGCCTGAGCATCCAGCGCCTCTGGGACCCTGAAGTAGCCAGAAGCCCGTTCTGCCGGGACACTGATCCCAGAGGCGCCTGCGCCTCCGCTGTACGGCAGGGTCCATGCCAAGATGGCCGCGCCCACAAGCAATCTCCGCAGGGCGCCGCCATCGAAGTCCCGGGACCCTCTGAAGCGGCGCTCGGGGTGGCCGCCATGTCGGCCTCTGACTCCAACCAGGTCCTGACAAAGCCAGAGGCACTGGGCCAGAGGAGTGCGGGAACAGCAGACAAGGCCGGGAGTCCGAGGACGATGACCTCACCCGAGCCCTCGGACAGCGATGCG AAGGAATGGGAGCAGCTGGAACCTGCGCAAAGGAACTTAAGCAATGATGCAATGCTAGAGAACTGCCACAGTCCCGCCTCAATGG GAAATCAAGATCCCAAAGAAGGTACGGTCTCtaagttaaaaaaagaagagtcaTCATTGGGAGAGGCGAAAGCACCCAACCCAAGTAGTGTGAACAAAATAGCAAAGCCCAAGAAAGCAGAAGCCAATGCAA AAGTCCAACAAGATGAGCAgatagaggaaaagaagaaatctcaagACAATCGCATTAAGGGAACTACATTCAAGAAGAAAAGTTCAACCAGCAAGAAAAGCAGTGACTGTGCTTTGTTGGAGAAAAAAACTGTCAGTACAAAACATTTTCCTTCAAAACAAAAGTTTCTGAAATCCGATTCACATGCAAAGAACTTGAAGCAAAATTTAGACTTTAGAGGTGAGATTAAAAACTCTGTACAAAATAAACCTGATACAGCTGGAGAACACACAGAATCATTAAACCATACCATATCTGAttcaaagaaagataaaattctAGCTAGAAAGAAATGTGAGAAAATACCCAAGAAAAATTCACATGGTAAAGATGACAAAAACCAAACTGGCAAGAGATATGAGAAAGCACGCCATCAAATCTCATCCCATGCTAAAGAAGACAAAATCCAGACTAGAGAGAAACGGAAATCATCTAGCCGTAGTTCATCTAATATATCTGACAAAACTACAACTTCTGGaaaaccctatgaatgcaatcaATGTGGGAAGGTCCTCAGTCATAAACAAGGACTCATTGACCATCAAAGAACTCATACCGGggagaaaccatatgaatgtaATGAGTGTGGGATAGCTTTTAGCCAAAAGTCCCACCTCGTTGTACATCAGAGaactcacactggagaaaaaccatATGAGTGTGTTCAGTGTGGCAAAGCTCATGGTCATAAACACGCCCTCACTGACCATCtaagaattcacactggagaaaagccctacgaatgtaatgaatgtgggaaAACCTTTAGACACAGCTCAAACCTTATGCAACATGTAAGATCTCACACAGGTGAGAAGCCTTATGAGTGTAAGGAATGTGGCAAATCCTTTAGATATAATTCATCTCTTACTGAACATGTGAGAACACACACGGGTGAAATACCATATGAATGTAGTGAATGTGGCAAAGCTTTCAAGTATAGTTCATCCCTTACTAAACACTTGCGAGTTCATACTGGTGAGAAACCATTTGAATGTAACGAATGTGGGAAGACTTTCAGCAAAAAGTCACACCTGGCTATACATCAAAGGACTCACACGAAGGAGAAACCTTATAAATGCGATGAGTGTGGAAAAGCCTTTGGACATAGTTCATCTCTTACTTACCATATGAGGACTCACACAGGTGATTGTCCCTTTGAATGCAatcaatgtgggaaagccttcaagCAAATTGAAGGCCTTATTCAACACCAGAGAGttcatactggggagaaaccctatgaatgtgctgaatgtgggaaagcctttagtCAAAAGTCACACCTCATTGTCCATCAGAGAACTCACACGGGCGAGAAACCCTTTGAATGTTATGAGTGTGGAAAAGCATTCCCTGCAAAATCACAGCTTGTTATACATCAGAGAtcccacactggagagaaaccctatgaatgtaatgaatgtggTAAAGCCTTCAAACAGAATGCCTCTCTTACCAAACATATGAAAGTTCACTCAGAAGAGAAATCTCACAAGGAAAATTAA
- the Zfp37 gene encoding zinc finger protein 37 homolog isoform X3, with translation MKPPCASGISIQGFACFAAPSRRTSCLSIQRLWDPEVARSPFCRDTDPRGACASAVRQGPCQDGRAHKQSPQGAAIEVPGPSEAALGVAAMSASDSNQVLTKPEALGQRSAGTADKAGSPRTMTSPEPSDSDAKEWEQLEPAQRNLSNDAMLENCHSPASMVGNQDPKEGTVSKLKKEESSLGEAKAPNPSSVNKIAKPKKAEANAKVQQDEQIEEKKKSQDNRIKGTTFKKKSSTSKKSSDCALLEKKTVSTKHFPSKQKFLKSDSHAKNLKQNLDFRGEIKNSVQNKPDTAGEHTESLNHTISDSKKDKILARKKCEKIPKKNSHGKDDKNQTGKRYEKARHQISSHAKEDKIQTREKRKSSSRSSSNISDKTTTSGKPYECNQCGKVLSHKQGLIDHQRTHTGEKPYECNECGIAFSQKSHLVVHQRTHTGEKPYECVQCGKAHGHKHALTDHLRIHTGEKPYECNECGKTFRHSSNLMQHVRSHTGEKPYECKECGKSFRYNSSLTEHVRTHTGEIPYECSECGKAFKYSSSLTKHLRVHTGEKPFECNECGKTFSKKSHLAIHQRTHTKEKPYKCDECGKAFGHSSSLTYHMRTHTGDCPFECNQCGKAFKQIEGLIQHQRVHTGEKPYECAECGKAFSQKSHLIVHQRTHTGEKPFECYECGKAFPAKSQLVIHQRSHTGEKPYECNECGKAFKQNASLTKHMKVHSEEKSHKEN, from the exons ATGAAACCTCCCTGTGCCTCCGGGATTTCAATTCAGGGCTTTGCGTGCTTTGCAGCACCTTCCCGCCGCACTTCTTGCCTGAGCATCCAGCGCCTCTGGGACCCTGAAGTAGCCAGAAGCCCGTTCTGCCGGGACACTGATCCCAGAGGCGCCTGCGCCTCCGCTGTACGGCAGGGTCCATGCCAAGATGGCCGCGCCCACAAGCAATCTCCGCAGGGCGCCGCCATCGAAGTCCCGGGACCCTCTGAAGCGGCGCTCGGGGTGGCCGCCATGTCGGCCTCTGACTCCAACCAGGTCCTGACAAAGCCAGAGGCACTGGGCCAGAGGAGTGCGGGAACAGCAGACAAGGCCGGGAGTCCGAGGACGATGACCTCACCCGAGCCCTCGGACAGCGATGCG AAGGAATGGGAGCAGCTGGAACCTGCGCAAAGGAACTTAAGCAATGATGCAATGCTAGAGAACTGCCACAGTCCCGCCTCAATGG TAGGAAATCAAGATCCCAAAGAAGGTACGGTCTCtaagttaaaaaaagaagagtcaTCATTGGGAGAGGCGAAAGCACCCAACCCAAGTAGTGTGAACAAAATAGCAAAGCCCAAGAAAGCAGAAGCCAATGCAA AAGTCCAACAAGATGAGCAgatagaggaaaagaagaaatctcaagACAATCGCATTAAGGGAACTACATTCAAGAAGAAAAGTTCAACCAGCAAGAAAAGCAGTGACTGTGCTTTGTTGGAGAAAAAAACTGTCAGTACAAAACATTTTCCTTCAAAACAAAAGTTTCTGAAATCCGATTCACATGCAAAGAACTTGAAGCAAAATTTAGACTTTAGAGGTGAGATTAAAAACTCTGTACAAAATAAACCTGATACAGCTGGAGAACACACAGAATCATTAAACCATACCATATCTGAttcaaagaaagataaaattctAGCTAGAAAGAAATGTGAGAAAATACCCAAGAAAAATTCACATGGTAAAGATGACAAAAACCAAACTGGCAAGAGATATGAGAAAGCACGCCATCAAATCTCATCCCATGCTAAAGAAGACAAAATCCAGACTAGAGAGAAACGGAAATCATCTAGCCGTAGTTCATCTAATATATCTGACAAAACTACAACTTCTGGaaaaccctatgaatgcaatcaATGTGGGAAGGTCCTCAGTCATAAACAAGGACTCATTGACCATCAAAGAACTCATACCGGggagaaaccatatgaatgtaATGAGTGTGGGATAGCTTTTAGCCAAAAGTCCCACCTCGTTGTACATCAGAGaactcacactggagaaaaaccatATGAGTGTGTTCAGTGTGGCAAAGCTCATGGTCATAAACACGCCCTCACTGACCATCtaagaattcacactggagaaaagccctacgaatgtaatgaatgtgggaaAACCTTTAGACACAGCTCAAACCTTATGCAACATGTAAGATCTCACACAGGTGAGAAGCCTTATGAGTGTAAGGAATGTGGCAAATCCTTTAGATATAATTCATCTCTTACTGAACATGTGAGAACACACACGGGTGAAATACCATATGAATGTAGTGAATGTGGCAAAGCTTTCAAGTATAGTTCATCCCTTACTAAACACTTGCGAGTTCATACTGGTGAGAAACCATTTGAATGTAACGAATGTGGGAAGACTTTCAGCAAAAAGTCACACCTGGCTATACATCAAAGGACTCACACGAAGGAGAAACCTTATAAATGCGATGAGTGTGGAAAAGCCTTTGGACATAGTTCATCTCTTACTTACCATATGAGGACTCACACAGGTGATTGTCCCTTTGAATGCAatcaatgtgggaaagccttcaagCAAATTGAAGGCCTTATTCAACACCAGAGAGttcatactggggagaaaccctatgaatgtgctgaatgtgggaaagcctttagtCAAAAGTCACACCTCATTGTCCATCAGAGAACTCACACGGGCGAGAAACCCTTTGAATGTTATGAGTGTGGAAAAGCATTCCCTGCAAAATCACAGCTTGTTATACATCAGAGAtcccacactggagagaaaccctatgaatgtaatgaatgtggTAAAGCCTTCAAACAGAATGCCTCTCTTACCAAACATATGAAAGTTCACTCAGAAGAGAAATCTCACAAGGAAAATTAA
- the Zfp37 gene encoding zinc finger protein 37 homolog isoform X4 produces the protein MKPPCASGISIQGFACFAAPSRRTSCLSIQRLWDPEVARSPFCRDTDPRGACASAVRQGPCQDGRAHKQSPQGAAIEVPGPSEAALGVAAMSASDSNQVLTKPEALGQRSAGTADKAGSPRTMTSPEPSDSDAEWEQLEPAQRNLSNDAMLENCHSPASMVGNQDPKEGTVSKLKKEESSLGEAKAPNPSSVNKIAKPKKAEANAKVQQDEQIEEKKKSQDNRIKGTTFKKKSSTSKKSSDCALLEKKTVSTKHFPSKQKFLKSDSHAKNLKQNLDFRGEIKNSVQNKPDTAGEHTESLNHTISDSKKDKILARKKCEKIPKKNSHGKDDKNQTGKRYEKARHQISSHAKEDKIQTREKRKSSSRSSSNISDKTTTSGKPYECNQCGKVLSHKQGLIDHQRTHTGEKPYECNECGIAFSQKSHLVVHQRTHTGEKPYECVQCGKAHGHKHALTDHLRIHTGEKPYECNECGKTFRHSSNLMQHVRSHTGEKPYECKECGKSFRYNSSLTEHVRTHTGEIPYECSECGKAFKYSSSLTKHLRVHTGEKPFECNECGKTFSKKSHLAIHQRTHTKEKPYKCDECGKAFGHSSSLTYHMRTHTGDCPFECNQCGKAFKQIEGLIQHQRVHTGEKPYECAECGKAFSQKSHLIVHQRTHTGEKPFECYECGKAFPAKSQLVIHQRSHTGEKPYECNECGKAFKQNASLTKHMKVHSEEKSHKEN, from the exons ATGAAACCTCCCTGTGCCTCCGGGATTTCAATTCAGGGCTTTGCGTGCTTTGCAGCACCTTCCCGCCGCACTTCTTGCCTGAGCATCCAGCGCCTCTGGGACCCTGAAGTAGCCAGAAGCCCGTTCTGCCGGGACACTGATCCCAGAGGCGCCTGCGCCTCCGCTGTACGGCAGGGTCCATGCCAAGATGGCCGCGCCCACAAGCAATCTCCGCAGGGCGCCGCCATCGAAGTCCCGGGACCCTCTGAAGCGGCGCTCGGGGTGGCCGCCATGTCGGCCTCTGACTCCAACCAGGTCCTGACAAAGCCAGAGGCACTGGGCCAGAGGAGTGCGGGAACAGCAGACAAGGCCGGGAGTCCGAGGACGATGACCTCACCCGAGCCCTCGGACAGCGATGCG GAATGGGAGCAGCTGGAACCTGCGCAAAGGAACTTAAGCAATGATGCAATGCTAGAGAACTGCCACAGTCCCGCCTCAATGG TAGGAAATCAAGATCCCAAAGAAGGTACGGTCTCtaagttaaaaaaagaagagtcaTCATTGGGAGAGGCGAAAGCACCCAACCCAAGTAGTGTGAACAAAATAGCAAAGCCCAAGAAAGCAGAAGCCAATGCAA AAGTCCAACAAGATGAGCAgatagaggaaaagaagaaatctcaagACAATCGCATTAAGGGAACTACATTCAAGAAGAAAAGTTCAACCAGCAAGAAAAGCAGTGACTGTGCTTTGTTGGAGAAAAAAACTGTCAGTACAAAACATTTTCCTTCAAAACAAAAGTTTCTGAAATCCGATTCACATGCAAAGAACTTGAAGCAAAATTTAGACTTTAGAGGTGAGATTAAAAACTCTGTACAAAATAAACCTGATACAGCTGGAGAACACACAGAATCATTAAACCATACCATATCTGAttcaaagaaagataaaattctAGCTAGAAAGAAATGTGAGAAAATACCCAAGAAAAATTCACATGGTAAAGATGACAAAAACCAAACTGGCAAGAGATATGAGAAAGCACGCCATCAAATCTCATCCCATGCTAAAGAAGACAAAATCCAGACTAGAGAGAAACGGAAATCATCTAGCCGTAGTTCATCTAATATATCTGACAAAACTACAACTTCTGGaaaaccctatgaatgcaatcaATGTGGGAAGGTCCTCAGTCATAAACAAGGACTCATTGACCATCAAAGAACTCATACCGGggagaaaccatatgaatgtaATGAGTGTGGGATAGCTTTTAGCCAAAAGTCCCACCTCGTTGTACATCAGAGaactcacactggagaaaaaccatATGAGTGTGTTCAGTGTGGCAAAGCTCATGGTCATAAACACGCCCTCACTGACCATCtaagaattcacactggagaaaagccctacgaatgtaatgaatgtgggaaAACCTTTAGACACAGCTCAAACCTTATGCAACATGTAAGATCTCACACAGGTGAGAAGCCTTATGAGTGTAAGGAATGTGGCAAATCCTTTAGATATAATTCATCTCTTACTGAACATGTGAGAACACACACGGGTGAAATACCATATGAATGTAGTGAATGTGGCAAAGCTTTCAAGTATAGTTCATCCCTTACTAAACACTTGCGAGTTCATACTGGTGAGAAACCATTTGAATGTAACGAATGTGGGAAGACTTTCAGCAAAAAGTCACACCTGGCTATACATCAAAGGACTCACACGAAGGAGAAACCTTATAAATGCGATGAGTGTGGAAAAGCCTTTGGACATAGTTCATCTCTTACTTACCATATGAGGACTCACACAGGTGATTGTCCCTTTGAATGCAatcaatgtgggaaagccttcaagCAAATTGAAGGCCTTATTCAACACCAGAGAGttcatactggggagaaaccctatgaatgtgctgaatgtgggaaagcctttagtCAAAAGTCACACCTCATTGTCCATCAGAGAACTCACACGGGCGAGAAACCCTTTGAATGTTATGAGTGTGGAAAAGCATTCCCTGCAAAATCACAGCTTGTTATACATCAGAGAtcccacactggagagaaaccctatgaatgtaatgaatgtggTAAAGCCTTCAAACAGAATGCCTCTCTTACCAAACATATGAAAGTTCACTCAGAAGAGAAATCTCACAAGGAAAATTAA
- the Zfp37 gene encoding zinc finger protein 37 homolog isoform X2: MKPPCASGISIQGFACFAAPSRRTSCLSIQRLWDPEVARSPFCRDTDPRGACASAVRQGPCQDGRAHKQSPQGAAIEVPGPSEAALGVAAMSASDSNQVLTKPEALGQRSAGTADKAGSPRTMTSPEPSDSDAEWEQLEPAQRNLSNDAMLENCHSPASMGNQDPKEGTVSKLKKEESSLGEAKAPNPSSVNKIAKPKKAEANAKVQQDEQIEEKKKSQDNRIKGTTFKKKSSTSKKSSDCALLEKKTVSTKHFPSKQKFLKSDSHAKNLKQNLDFRGEIKNSVQNKPDTAGEHTESLNHTISDSKKDKILARKKCEKIPKKNSHGKDDKNQTGKRYEKARHQISSHAKEDKIQTREKRKSSSRSSSNISDKTTTSGKPYECNQCGKVLSHKQGLIDHQRTHTGEKPYECNECGIAFSQKSHLVVHQRTHTGEKPYECVQCGKAHGHKHALTDHLRIHTGEKPYECNECGKTFRHSSNLMQHVRSHTGEKPYECKECGKSFRYNSSLTEHVRTHTGEIPYECSECGKAFKYSSSLTKHLRVHTGEKPFECNECGKTFSKKSHLAIHQRTHTKEKPYKCDECGKAFGHSSSLTYHMRTHTGDCPFECNQCGKAFKQIEGLIQHQRVHTGEKPYECAECGKAFSQKSHLIVHQRTHTGEKPFECYECGKAFPAKSQLVIHQRSHTGEKPYECNECGKAFKQNASLTKHMKVHSEEKSHKEN, from the exons ATGAAACCTCCCTGTGCCTCCGGGATTTCAATTCAGGGCTTTGCGTGCTTTGCAGCACCTTCCCGCCGCACTTCTTGCCTGAGCATCCAGCGCCTCTGGGACCCTGAAGTAGCCAGAAGCCCGTTCTGCCGGGACACTGATCCCAGAGGCGCCTGCGCCTCCGCTGTACGGCAGGGTCCATGCCAAGATGGCCGCGCCCACAAGCAATCTCCGCAGGGCGCCGCCATCGAAGTCCCGGGACCCTCTGAAGCGGCGCTCGGGGTGGCCGCCATGTCGGCCTCTGACTCCAACCAGGTCCTGACAAAGCCAGAGGCACTGGGCCAGAGGAGTGCGGGAACAGCAGACAAGGCCGGGAGTCCGAGGACGATGACCTCACCCGAGCCCTCGGACAGCGATGCG GAATGGGAGCAGCTGGAACCTGCGCAAAGGAACTTAAGCAATGATGCAATGCTAGAGAACTGCCACAGTCCCGCCTCAATGG GAAATCAAGATCCCAAAGAAGGTACGGTCTCtaagttaaaaaaagaagagtcaTCATTGGGAGAGGCGAAAGCACCCAACCCAAGTAGTGTGAACAAAATAGCAAAGCCCAAGAAAGCAGAAGCCAATGCAA AAGTCCAACAAGATGAGCAgatagaggaaaagaagaaatctcaagACAATCGCATTAAGGGAACTACATTCAAGAAGAAAAGTTCAACCAGCAAGAAAAGCAGTGACTGTGCTTTGTTGGAGAAAAAAACTGTCAGTACAAAACATTTTCCTTCAAAACAAAAGTTTCTGAAATCCGATTCACATGCAAAGAACTTGAAGCAAAATTTAGACTTTAGAGGTGAGATTAAAAACTCTGTACAAAATAAACCTGATACAGCTGGAGAACACACAGAATCATTAAACCATACCATATCTGAttcaaagaaagataaaattctAGCTAGAAAGAAATGTGAGAAAATACCCAAGAAAAATTCACATGGTAAAGATGACAAAAACCAAACTGGCAAGAGATATGAGAAAGCACGCCATCAAATCTCATCCCATGCTAAAGAAGACAAAATCCAGACTAGAGAGAAACGGAAATCATCTAGCCGTAGTTCATCTAATATATCTGACAAAACTACAACTTCTGGaaaaccctatgaatgcaatcaATGTGGGAAGGTCCTCAGTCATAAACAAGGACTCATTGACCATCAAAGAACTCATACCGGggagaaaccatatgaatgtaATGAGTGTGGGATAGCTTTTAGCCAAAAGTCCCACCTCGTTGTACATCAGAGaactcacactggagaaaaaccatATGAGTGTGTTCAGTGTGGCAAAGCTCATGGTCATAAACACGCCCTCACTGACCATCtaagaattcacactggagaaaagccctacgaatgtaatgaatgtgggaaAACCTTTAGACACAGCTCAAACCTTATGCAACATGTAAGATCTCACACAGGTGAGAAGCCTTATGAGTGTAAGGAATGTGGCAAATCCTTTAGATATAATTCATCTCTTACTGAACATGTGAGAACACACACGGGTGAAATACCATATGAATGTAGTGAATGTGGCAAAGCTTTCAAGTATAGTTCATCCCTTACTAAACACTTGCGAGTTCATACTGGTGAGAAACCATTTGAATGTAACGAATGTGGGAAGACTTTCAGCAAAAAGTCACACCTGGCTATACATCAAAGGACTCACACGAAGGAGAAACCTTATAAATGCGATGAGTGTGGAAAAGCCTTTGGACATAGTTCATCTCTTACTTACCATATGAGGACTCACACAGGTGATTGTCCCTTTGAATGCAatcaatgtgggaaagccttcaagCAAATTGAAGGCCTTATTCAACACCAGAGAGttcatactggggagaaaccctatgaatgtgctgaatgtgggaaagcctttagtCAAAAGTCACACCTCATTGTCCATCAGAGAACTCACACGGGCGAGAAACCCTTTGAATGTTATGAGTGTGGAAAAGCATTCCCTGCAAAATCACAGCTTGTTATACATCAGAGAtcccacactggagagaaaccctatgaatgtaatgaatgtggTAAAGCCTTCAAACAGAATGCCTCTCTTACCAAACATATGAAAGTTCACTCAGAAGAGAAATCTCACAAGGAAAATTAA